The sequence CTACATCGAAACGAAGCTTGTGAACGATAACAGGCGCTTCAACAAAAAACGTACTAACGAAAAGAAACGTTTCAAATTGAGAAAACGTTTCTACTAAAAACAACATTAAGGAATTCACCATGAAAAAAACTGTATTAGCTATCGCATCTACTATTATCCTTGCCCCAACTTTCGCAATGGCTAGTGACCACAGCAACAATAACAAGCACGAAAGCGCTATTGCTTACACTGGACCAATTGAAACCGTTTCTGTTGCGACACTACTTGCCGATACAAGCATGTTCGCAGAGCAAGAAGCAATTGTGGATGGCAAGATTGTTCGTCAACTAAAGAATGACACGTTTGTATTCTCTGACGGCCAGAGTGAAATTCAAATAGAACTGGATGATGACATCCACCTAGCACAACCGCTAACCGCTGATACAAAAGTTCGTATCTTTGGTGAATACGAAGGCGGAAAAACTCCGGAAATCGAAGTAGATCATATCCAAGTTCTATAAGCGATAATTATAAAAC is a genomic window of Vibrio crassostreae containing:
- a CDS encoding YgiW/YdeI family stress tolerance OB fold protein, with translation MKKTVLAIASTIILAPTFAMASDHSNNNKHESAIAYTGPIETVSVATLLADTSMFAEQEAIVDGKIVRQLKNDTFVFSDGQSEIQIELDDDIHLAQPLTADTKVRIFGEYEGGKTPEIEVDHIQVL